CGTCGAGAGCGTCGAAGTCGACTCCCGCCGTCGACCGGCCGAGGACCATGAACGGCCGGACGACCTGCTCCGGGTTGCGGCGAAGCGTGTGGAGGAAGGCGATGCCGTTGCCCATCGCGCTCGGCATGACGTTCTCGCGCTCGATCAGCGCCCCGACGAACCAGGTTCGGTCGCGGATCAGGCCCAGGTGGGCGGCGAGCCCCGCCAGCTCCTCGACGACCTTGTTCCTCGTTC
The sequence above is drawn from the Thermoanaerobaculia bacterium genome and encodes:
- a CDS encoding PTS sugar transporter subunit IIA; this encodes TRNKVVEELAGLAAHLGLIRDRTWFVGALIERENVMPSAMGNGIAFLHTLRRNPEQVVRPFMVLGRSTAGVDFDALDGGLTHLFFVLGLKFDELYLPWLHKLSQMFAQQDAVKAILDAPDGQAIFDAVARAERRIEPEIRTATAVRHG